One Streptomyces sp. B21-105 genomic region harbors:
- a CDS encoding alpha-L-fucosidase has product MAAMTVAAAVTPTLAAPAHAASSQPLPLPPLRIPKVDLGLEQQPDDKTRWLQDAKLGMFIHWGIYSGPAKGEWYMENAAVTPENYKKYFTDATGEQFTASAYDPADWAQLAKDMGAKYTVLTTRHHDGFALWPSTHPNAFHAGQAPMRRDLINEYVTAVRNAGLRVGLYYSPMSWRYPGYYDVTGTNCLPNKWGYTTDPAHKENARIMKNEVYQQVKELMTQYGKIDDIYWDGGWLGQRGTDADAAFFWEPGKFRDSANDWPVDAAYSETDSATGRPLGLMGMVRKHQPEVTVNLRTGWMGDYNSEEGPSIPTGAMRTGQLAEKNFTICGTWGYKAGAPVMSFSTVMNILVNSWVRNMTCLVNIGPDRTGAVPADQQALVRRIGSFLITCGQAVYGTSSGPWQPVDGQYGFTCKDNTFYVHLLPGYSGTSFTTPQIGDAQVTRVFDVASGADLPYSVDGNGKVTVTGINRTRIPEDSIVGVTLDRTVYPTDIAAGRAATASSEQTSQGNTAAKAVDGSTATRWCATNGNTGHWLKVDLGAAKSITGTRIAWESAATNYRYRIEGSADNTNWTTLADRTGTTSTSQVQVSVFDAQARYVRVTVTGLPSGAWASIRSLEVYDRPFAADLGTFRLVNRKSGKVLEVSGASGADGAAVVQWPWSGGTNQQWKLVPNTDGSYRLSNVRSGKVLDSPNGSAQGAGLDQWTATDSSNQWWKLVPATSGYYRLVNVGNGWCADVKDASTADGARVIQWPSTGGTNQEWQVTAL; this is encoded by the coding sequence AGCCGCTGCCGCTCCCTCCGCTCCGCATCCCCAAGGTGGACCTGGGTCTGGAGCAGCAGCCCGACGACAAGACCCGGTGGCTGCAGGACGCGAAGCTGGGCATGTTCATCCACTGGGGTATCTACTCAGGCCCGGCCAAGGGCGAGTGGTACATGGAGAACGCCGCCGTCACCCCGGAGAATTACAAGAAGTACTTCACCGACGCGACCGGCGAGCAGTTCACGGCGAGCGCCTACGATCCGGCCGACTGGGCCCAGCTGGCCAAGGACATGGGCGCGAAGTACACCGTCCTGACGACACGGCATCACGACGGCTTCGCCCTGTGGCCCTCCACCCACCCCAACGCCTTCCACGCCGGACAAGCCCCGATGCGGCGGGACTTGATCAACGAATACGTCACCGCCGTACGCAACGCCGGTCTCAGAGTAGGCCTCTACTATTCGCCGATGAGCTGGCGCTATCCCGGCTACTACGACGTCACCGGCACCAACTGCCTGCCCAACAAGTGGGGATACACCACTGATCCCGCGCACAAGGAGAACGCGCGGATCATGAAAAACGAGGTGTACCAGCAGGTCAAGGAACTGATGACCCAGTACGGCAAGATCGACGACATCTACTGGGACGGCGGCTGGCTGGGTCAGCGCGGCACGGACGCGGACGCCGCCTTCTTCTGGGAGCCCGGCAAGTTCCGCGACAGCGCCAACGACTGGCCGGTGGACGCCGCCTACAGCGAGACCGACTCCGCCACCGGCCGCCCTCTCGGCCTGATGGGCATGGTGCGCAAACACCAGCCCGAGGTCACGGTCAACCTGCGCACCGGCTGGATGGGTGACTACAACAGCGAGGAAGGCCCCTCCATCCCGACCGGCGCCATGCGCACCGGGCAACTGGCGGAGAAGAACTTCACCATCTGCGGCACCTGGGGCTACAAGGCCGGCGCGCCCGTGATGAGCTTCAGCACGGTCATGAACATCCTGGTCAACTCCTGGGTGCGCAACATGACCTGCCTGGTCAATATCGGCCCTGACCGTACGGGAGCGGTACCCGCCGACCAGCAGGCCCTGGTGCGCAGGATCGGTTCCTTCCTGATCACCTGCGGCCAGGCCGTCTACGGCACCAGCAGCGGACCGTGGCAACCGGTGGACGGCCAGTACGGCTTCACGTGCAAGGACAACACCTTCTACGTCCACCTGCTGCCCGGCTACAGCGGTACGTCCTTCACCACTCCCCAGATCGGGGACGCGCAGGTCACCCGGGTCTTCGACGTGGCGTCAGGCGCGGACCTGCCGTACAGCGTGGACGGCAACGGCAAGGTGACCGTCACAGGCATCAACCGCACCCGCATCCCCGAGGACAGCATCGTCGGCGTCACGCTGGACCGGACGGTGTACCCCACCGACATCGCCGCGGGCAGGGCCGCCACGGCGAGCAGCGAGCAGACCTCCCAGGGCAACACCGCAGCGAAGGCGGTGGACGGCTCCACCGCGACCCGCTGGTGCGCGACCAACGGCAACACCGGCCACTGGCTGAAGGTGGACCTCGGGGCGGCCAAGTCGATCACTGGTACGCGGATCGCCTGGGAGTCCGCCGCCACGAACTACCGTTACCGGATCGAGGGTTCCGCCGACAACACGAACTGGACCACACTGGCCGATCGCACCGGCACCACCAGCACGAGCCAGGTGCAGGTGTCCGTGTTCGACGCACAGGCACGGTACGTGCGGGTGACGGTGACCGGACTGCCCTCCGGCGCATGGGCCTCCATCCGCAGCCTCGAGGTCTACGATCGGCCCTTCGCCGCGGACCTGGGGACTTTCCGGCTGGTGAACCGCAAGAGCGGCAAGGTGCTGGAGGTCAGCGGTGCCTCCGGCGCCGACGGCGCGGCCGTCGTCCAGTGGCCGTGGTCCGGTGGTACCAACCAGCAGTGGAAGCTGGTGCCGAACACCGACGGCTCCTACCGGCTGTCCAACGTCCGCAGCGGCAAGGTCCTGGACAGCCCCAACGGATCCGCCCAGGGTGCGGGCCTCGACCAGTGGACCGCCACCGACAGCAGCAACCAGTGGTGGAAACTGGTCCCCGCCACCAGCGGCTACTACCGGCTCGTCAACGTCGGCAACGGATGGTGCGCCGACGTCAAGGACGCCTCCACCGCGGACGGAGCGAGGGTCATCCAGTGGCCCAGCACCGGCGGGACCAACCAGGAGTGGCAGGTGACCGCCCTGTAG